The following are encoded in a window of Nomia melanderi isolate GNS246 chromosome 6, iyNomMela1, whole genome shotgun sequence genomic DNA:
- the LOC116430257 gene encoding glutathione S-transferase 1-like: MPDVILYAHEISGPCRAVLMTAHAIDLPLDVRKVNMAAKEHQTEEFTKINPQRLIPAINDNGFTLSDSHAINCYLVSKYAKNDALYPKDLQKRARVDQFLHMDSSALFAAARNAFTTMFRMKTEKGKNSKIEAPEANVQAMRDAYDSLNRFLEGRKWLVGDSYTLADISCATTASCACVILNLEDYPNVNAWLKRCELELPGYKEHNEPGNNLLLKTMRSKLSA, from the exons ATGCCGGACGTTATCCTGTACGCTCACGAGATCAGCGGGCCATGTCGCGCAGTCTTGATGACGGCGCACGCGATTGATCTTCCGCTGGATGTTCGTAAGGTGAACATGGCAGCGAAAGAACACCAGACAGAGGAATTCACGAAG ATCAACCCCCAACGTTTGATCCCAGCCATAAACGACAACGGTTTCACTCTCTCGGACAG TCATGCCATCAACTGTTACCTGGTCAGCAAATACGCCAAGAATGACGCCTTGTACCCTAAGGACTTGCAGAAACGCGCAAGGGTTGATCAGTTCCTTCACATGGACTCGTCTGCGCTGTTCGCCGCTGCGAGGAACGCGTTC ACGACCATGTTCCGTATGAAGACCGAGAAAGGGAAGAACTCGAAGATCGAGGCGCCAGAAGCCAACGTCCAGGCGATGAGGGACGCGTACGACTCTCTGAACAGGTTCCTGGAGGGTAGAAAATGGCTCGTGGGCGATTCCTACACCCTCGCCGACATCAGCTGCGCGACCACTGCGTCCTGTGCATGC GTTATCTTGAATCTGGAGGATTACCCCAACGTGAACGCCTGGCTGAAAAGATGCGAGCTCGAGCTCCCCGGCTACAAAGAGCACAACGAGCCTGGCAACAATTTGTTGTTGAAAACCATGCGCTCGAAACTCTCTGCTTAA
- the vermilion gene encoding tryptophan 2,3-dioxygenase vermilion, with protein MACPLSGGIAEDRDQDNGQLTEGPGMLYGEYLRLDKILTAQRLLSAEYSKEVHDEHLFIITHQAYELWFKQIIYELDTVRALFNSEPSGYDSALNGTSNNRSIQKNRLSQVLNESRTLEILKRLNRIVLILKLLVEQVTILETMTPLDFMAFRDYLCPASGFQSLQFRLLENKLGVRQEHRVKYNQSYTRVFGRDPKAIEAIKRSEEEPSLSCLVQGWLARTPGLETHDFDFWGKYKRSVEKLLAEQEQFARKQPSEQLKNYHLSNVRSRQAAFETIFNESLHNALVTRGERKFVYAALQGAVMITLYRDEPRFSQPHQILTSLMDIDSLITKWRYNHVLMVQRMIGSQQLGTGGSSGYQYLKSTLNDRYKVFLDLFNLSTFLIPRHMIPPLTKQMKTKLSIACNGWNPDDNQNNSDCTLEDT; from the exons ATGGCATGCCCGTTATCAGGTGGAATCGC AGAGGACCGCGACCAGGATAACGGCCAGCTAACCGAAGGTCCTGGCATGCTTTATGGCGAATATCTTCGACTGGACAAGATCTTGACCGCGCAGAGACTACTGAGTGCAGAGTACAGCAAGGAAGTGCACGATGAACATCTTTTTATCATTACTCACCAAG CGTACGAACTCTGGTTCAAGCAGATCATCTACGAGCTGGACACGGTCAGGGCGCTCTTCAACTCGGAGCCGAGCGGCTACGATTCCGCGTTGAATGGTACCTCCAACAACCGTTCCATACAGAAGAATCGGCTCTCCCAGGTCCTGAACGAGTCGAGGACCCTGGAGATCTTGAAGAGATTAAACCGCATCGTCCTCATTCTGAAA CTTCTAGTGGAGCAAGTGACCATCCTAGAGACAATGACACCGCTGGACTTCATGGCGTTTCGTGACTACCTTTGCCCAGCTTCCGGTTTTCAGTCGCTTCAGTTCCGTTTGTTGGAAAACAAACTGGGCGTGAGGCAGGAACACCGAGTCAAGTACAATCAGAGTTACACCAGAGTCTTCGGCAGAGATCCGAAAGCAATCGAAGCGATCAAGCGTTCGGAAGAGGAGCCGAGTCTCAGCTGCCTGGTTCAAGGATGGCTGGCGAGGACACCGGGCCTCGAAACCCACGACTTCGATTTCTGGGGAAAGTACAAGAGATCTGTGGAGAAGCTGCTCGCCGAACAGGAACAATTTGCTCGA aaacaaCCATCGGAACAGCTAAAGAATTACCATCTATCCAACGTGCGTTCCCGGCAAGCAGCCTTCGAGACGATTTTCAACGAATCCCTTCACAACGCCCTCGTGACACGAGGGGAACGGAAGTTCGTGTACGCGGCGCTTCAAGGAGCCGTGATGATCACTTTGTACCGCGATGAGCCGAGATTCAGCCAGCCGCATCAAATCCTGACCTCGCTGATGGACATAGACTCCCTCATCACGAAATGGAGGT ATAATCATGTGCTGATGGTGCAAAGAATGATCGGATCGCAGCAACTCGGAACTGGCGGATCCTCCGGGTACCAGTACCTGAAGTCCAccttaaa CGACAGGTACAAAGTGTTCCTGGATCTGTTCAACCTGTCCACGTTCTTAATACCTCGACACATGATCCCGCCGTTGACGAAGCAAATGAAGACGAAACTGTCGATCGCCTGCAACGGATGGAACCCGGACGACAATCAGAACAACTCCGACTGCACCCTCGAGGACACGTAA
- the LOC116430254 gene encoding cathepsin O → MRPLLWSEIYRVSESCFAFDMEWKTVVYIVLIVSLCFLAIPIRVDPDHNSEDVKLFETYVARYNKSYRNNPEEYEERFKQFQRSLRHIEKMNGFRSSQESAYYGLTPYTDMSEDEFLTQTLVPDLSVRGERHRNASYYQHHRLRQSSNRVRRSAGLPLKFDWRTKGVVTPVRSQGVCGACWAFSTVEVAESMFAMKNGTLYELSVQEMIDCAKNSNFGCEGGDICSLLAWLVLSKATILRESAYPLTRKTGVCRLEKGMLKESSVRIKDFTCDSFVDAEDELLITLATHGPVAAAVNALTWQNYLGGVIQYHCDGSFDNLNHAVQIVGYDKTAAIPHYIIKNSWGTSFGDGGYMYIAIGSNLCGIANQVSSLNVL, encoded by the exons ATGCGCCCGTTGCTTTGGTCTGAAATCTACCGTGTTTCAGAATCATGCTTTGCCTTCGACATGGAGTGGAAAACAGTGGTGTATATAGTGTTGATAGTGAGCCTATGTTTTCTGGCGATACCGATCCGTGTCGATCCTGATCACAATAGTGAGGACGTGAAACTTTTCGAGACCTATGTCGCGCGTTACAATAAATCTTACAGAAACAATCCCGAGGAATACGAAGAGAGATTTAAGCAGTTTCAG AGATCATTGCGGCACATAGAAAAAATGAATGGCTTTAGGTCATCGCAGGAGAGTGCTTATTACGGACTCACCCCGTATACAGACATGTCGGAAGATGAATTCCTGACCCAAACTCTTGTGCCAGACCTTTCTGTAAGAG GAGAGAGGCACAGAAACGCGTCCTACTATCAGCACCATCGACTACGGCAATCAAGCAACCGCGTGAGAAGATCGGCTGGCCTACCTTTGAAATTCGATTGGAGGACTAAAGGGGTGGTTACACCGGTGCGAAGTCAAGGGGTATGCGGGGCCTGTTGGGCCTTCAGCACCGTCGAAGTCGCGGAATCGATGTTCGCGATGAAAAATGGCACCCTGTACGAGTTGAGCGTGCAAGAA ATGATCGACTGCGCAAAAAACAGTAATTTCGGCTGCGAAGGAGGCGACATTTGCAGCTTGCTCGCGTGGCTGGTGCTATCGAAAGCCACGATACTTAGAGAGTCCGCTTACCCGCTCACGCGGAAGACAGGCGTGTGCAGACTCGAGAA GGGTATGCTGAAGGAGTCCAGTGTCAGGATAAAAGATTTCACGTGCGATAG TTTTGTAGATGCAGAGGATGAGCTGCTGATAACGTTGGCTACTCACGGACCAGTCGCGGCTGCGGTAAACGCTTTGACCTGGCAGAATTACTTGGGCGGAGTGATACAGTACCACTGCGACGGCTCTTTCGACAACCTGAACCACGCCGTCCAAATAGTCGGCTACGATAAAACGGCTGCCATACCTCATTACATTATCAAGAACTCGTGGGGCACGAGCTTCGGCGACGGAGGCTACATGTACATTGCAATAGGCAGCAATTTGTGCG GTATAGCGAATCAGGTTTCATCGTTGAACGTGCTCTGA
- the RpS3 gene encoding ribosomal protein S3 produces the protein MCRNDLCNEDAACRYVTPIDYIKCCVQVTPLPLPVESFGFSIPFVAPALNMDTRSISKKRKFVGDGVFKAELNEFLTRELAEDGYSGVEVRVTPHRTEIILLATHTQSVLGEKGRRIRELTSVVQKRFKFKETQNIELYAEKVATRGLCAIAQAESLRYKLIGGLAVRRACYGVLRFIMESGAKGCEVVVSGKLRGQRAKSMKFVDGLMIHSGEPTNEYVNTATRHVLLRQGVLGIKVKIMLPYDPDGKTGPKKPLPDSVSIVEPKDEIFPSQPSSEVKASKDMPQPAPLAV, from the exons ATGTGCCGCAATGATCTCTGCAATGAAGATGCAGCCTGTAGATACGTTACGCCTATCGATTATATAAAATG CTGTGTTCAAGTTACGCCGCTTCCGCTTCCAGTCGAGTCTTTTGGATTTTCGATTCCTTTTGTAGCGCCAGCATTAAACATGGACACTCGTTCTAtttcaaagaaaagaaag TTTGTCGGAGATGGAGTTTTCAAAGCAGAGTTAAATGAGTTCTTAACTCGTGAACTCGCAGAAGATGGATACTCGGGAGTGGAAGTACGTGTTACTCCTCACCGTACTGAAATTATTCTGCTAGCAACTCACACACAGAGCGTCCTTGGAGAAAAAGGACGTAGAATTCGAGAATTGACATCGGTGGTGCAAAAAAGATTTAAGTTTAAAGAAacacaaaatattgaattgtatgCAGAAAAAGTTGCAACACGTGGTCTGTGCGCTATTGCTCAAGCAGAATCTTTGCGTTACAAATTGATTGGTGGTCTTGCTGTACGAAG AGCTTGCTATGGAGTTCTCCGTTTCATCATGGAATCTGGAGCAAAGGGTTGTGAAGTTGTTGTCAGTGGTAAATTGCGTGGACAGAGAGCAAAATCCATGAAATTCGTTGATGGATTGATGATCCACTCTGGTGAACCCACCAATGAATATGTTAATACTGCAACCCGCCATGTACTTCTTAGACAAG gAGTACTTGGTATTAAAGTAAAGATCATGCTTCCATATGATCCTGACGGCAAGACTGGTCCCAAGAAACCTCTTCCAGATTCTGTTTCCATTGTGGAACCAAAGGATGAAATTTTCCCATCCCAACCATCATCTGAAGTAAAAGCTTCGAAAGACATGCCACAACCAGCACCACTTGCAGTGTAA